The Candidatus Methylomirabilis sp. sequence GGCCTGGGCGGCGCAATGCCAGATCGATCGCGCCGACTCGGTTCGTGGCCCCGATGACAATCACGTTGCCGCGTGGCATGAGGCCATCCATTAATGTCAGAAGCTGGGCTACGACCCGCCGTTCCACTTCACCCATCACCGCCTCACGCTTGGGGGCGATGGAATCAAGCTCGTCGATGAAAATGATGGCGGGTGGGTTGTCTTGCCCCTCCTGAAAGATGGCTCTCAGCCGTTCCTCCGATTCGCCATAGAATCGCCCCATGATCTCTGGTCCATTGATGGTGGCGAAGTGAGCCTTGGCCTCATTGGCCAAGGCCTGGGCCAGGAGGGTCTTGCCGGTCCCCGGCGGACCGTGCAGAAGCACGCCCTTGGGCGGTGCGATTCCAAGCCGATCGAACAGCTCCGGATGCTTGAGCGGTAGTTCGACGACCTCCCGAATTTCACTGATCACCTCGCCCAGCCCGCCGATGTCGTCGTAGGTGATATCCGGGAGGCGGGTCTCCTTGGTCTCCACGTACTCCGGCAGGAGTTCCACCTCGGTTTGGGGATTGATGCGCACAATGCCGGACGGGACGGTGCCGGCGACGACCAGGCGCACCTCGCCAAGCCCGATCGCCAGGGAGCCGAGTAAGCCTCGGAAGAGCTCCTCCGGATACATCCCGGGTGGGACGATCTCCTTTGAGCGTGAGGCTGTTCCGACCGAGATCAGGTCGCCACGAACCACAGGACGGTAGAGGAGCGCCTGGCGGAGCACCTCGCCCGGAGCGACGGCGCGCAAGCCTTTGCGAGCGGGCGCCAGCGTCACCTTCTGCGCATCCCGCCAGGGAGCCTTTCGCACCTGCACGTAATCCCCTATACTGGCATGGGCATTGGTGCGAATCACGCCATCGACTCGGATCACGTCCAGGCCTTGATCGGCCGAGCGAGCCGCCGCCACCAGGGCAGCCGTTTCCCGCTCTCCGATAATGGAGACGATCTCACCCCGCTCCAGCTCCAGGACGGCAAAGGCCGCATCGCTGACGCGGACAATCCCGCGGCCGACGTCTTCCTGGCCTGCCTCGGCCACCTTCAGGCGGATCCCCTCCGTCACTTGAGCCTGTTGCATCTGTTCTTACGCCCTCCTGGCCTGGAAACGGATCTGACGATTACCGAAATATGCGAACTTGGTAGGCAGTGTTCATTGGATCTTTCCTTGTCTCACGCACGGACTCTACCAAGGGCGGCAAGTTGCGTCAAGGCCGGAGTTATGTGGGCTGTGCCGGAAAGCCTGAGGAAAAGCAAAAGCCACAAGGCGTCAGAAGTTACATCACCTCCGGGCAGAAGCCCGACACCTTATGGCTCTCTCGAGGAAGCCTCACTCGAGCGGGTTCTGGTCCGGGGCTAAGCCCTCTTGCTCTGCAAGCCCACCTACTTAAGGCTTGCTCGCGGTTTCTTCGGCCATTGCCCAACTCACTAGGGCTTCCTCACTATTAATATGGTGCGATGCTCGATTATTTTCAAGGGCCATCCCTTCGACCCCATAAGACCCATCAATTAAGCGAGGAAAGCCGTATCTCAGTAGTCCAGTGACTGTGTCTTCTTCACAAAGGCGGCGATGGAGGTTATACTTGGGAAGCTTTCTCGGATGTTAACCTGACAGGCACGCCAGGAGTCCTCAGGACGATCTTTCTAGCGGATAGTAGCATAACCTGCTTGACGGAAGGAGCCGACATACCATGATACCGAGGTATCGGAAACTGCTGGTAACAACGGATTTCTCGCTCCTCGGAAACGCCGCCATCCCCTTCGCGTATGCTGTTCTCATGGAACAGGGCGGGACTATCATCCTCTGCCATGTGACTGAAGTGCACGGGCCGCCGAACCCCCTCTACGCCCATTACTCGCCATGGAGCGCGCTCTCGGGGCAGGAGCGAGCAGAACTCCGGCAGACAATGCTCCGCTCGCTGGAATCACTTGTGCCTGCGGAGGCCCGCGCAGAGAAGATGGTGACAACGGAGGTACGGGTGGTAGAGACCCCTTTGCTGGTCCACGAGGCGATCTGCCAGGAGGCTACGGCCCTGGATGTAGACCTCATCGTGATGGCATCCCATGGCCATTCCGGGATAGCTCACCTGCTCCTGGGCTCGGTGGCAGAGCATGTGTTGCGGTCAGCCGATCGCCCTGTCCTCATTGTCCGCGGGGCGGGGTGAGGTCTCTCGCGTTGGGGAAGACGCAATACTATTTGCCGGCGTCAGGTAGACATCGCCCTTGCGTCAAGTCTTGGTGGGAATCTATAATGCTTTTGAGAGTAGGCTGTTTGGCAAACAGAGGTGGCGAACCGGATGACTCTCCCGCAGTACCTGGTATAGGAGGGAAGCGATGAAACGAATGGTGATGGCAGCGGTGGCAGTAATGATGCTGCTCGTCGCGACCCCAGGGTTGACCCTGGCTGTGGACTATGGTAACCCACAGTTTCTCGTGGACACCGACTGGTTAGCCACACACCTCAATGACCGGGATCTGCGGATTATCGATATGCGCAACAGCACAGAGGAGTACGCGGCCGGACACATTCCGGGCGCGGTTCACCTTGCGGTCAATCAGGCCCGTCTGATCTTGAAGGAGTCCGGCTTCGCCCTGCCCCCCGATTATGAAATCGAGGAGCGTATGGGGCAGCTTGGCATCACCAATGAGACGATGGTGGTTGTGTATGACGACCAGGGAGGGCTCAACGCATCGCGTCTTTTCTTTACCCTCGAATATGCCGGCCACAAAAAGGTGGCGCTTTTGAATGGAGGTATCGCGAAGTGGGCAGCCGAGAAGCGGGCCCTCTCTACTATGCTGCCACAGGTGAGTACGACGGTGTACCGGGTCCATACTGAGACCCAACGAGTCGCGCCGGCGAGTTGGATCGTGGCCAATCTGGGAAAGCCGAATCTTGCCTTGGTGGACGCCCGGTCATCCGGTGAGTTTCGTGGTGAGGATCTGCGGGCTAAGCGGGGGGGTCACATCCCAGGGGCCGTCAACATTGAGTGGACGCGAAACCTGACCGGCGGCAAGACATTCAAGCCGGCCGATGAACTCCTGGCCCTCTATAGCCAGGCAGGGGTGACGAAGGACAAAACGATCGTGAGCTACTGCCAAACCATGCATCGCGGAGCCGTCACCTACTTTACGCTCCGACTCCTCGGATATCCGGACGTTCGAGGGTACGACCGCTCATGGAGCGAGTGGGGTAACGACCCTACGTTGCCGGCGCAGCAGTGAGTGGACGGTGGAGGTCAAAGATGCGCTGTAGCCGACGGCTGGAGGCGCGGTGTGCCACCACCCGTGCAGGCTGCGTCCTTTTGCGGTGGCATAAGGAGAGATATGGGTGAGTTGCGGCGCGATCCCGTGACGAATCGTTGGGTAATTATCGACCCAGAGCGGCCAGATCGAGAGGCGGCCCTGAAAGTAGAGGCGCAGCCACCTCCAGAGCTCTCTGAACCATGTCCGTTCTGCCCAGGCAATGAGCTGATGACCCCGCCAGAAATTGCGGCATTTGGCGAGTCTTCGCGCCAGCGGAATCAGCCTGGTTGGCTGGTTCGAGTCATCCCGGACCTGCACCCTCTTTGTCGGATAGAGGGTGATTTCGATCGAAGGCCGGAGGGGCCCTTCGACGTGATGAACGCTGTGGGGGCTCATGAGATCGTCGTAGAGACTCCACAGCATCATTTAACGTGGGCAGAACTCCCGGAGCAACAGTTGGAGCGGGTCCTGCACGCCTATAGGCTGCGAAGCCTGGACCTGCGCCTGGATGAGCGATTTCGATCGCTGATCGTGGTGAAGAACCATGCAGACGCAGCGAGCATCTTCCGGCACCCCCATTCCCATGTGCTGGCTTTCCCGTTCGTTCCGTACGGGATTGAAGAGGAGTTACGCGGCTGTCGGGAATTCTATGCGAGAAAGGACCGCTGCGCCTTTTGCGACATCATGCTCCATGAGCGGGTCTCCCGCGTCAGAAGGGTGGATGAGACCGACCACTTCGTGATGCTGGCGCCTTTCGCCTCTCGCTTTCCTTTCGAGACGTGGGTGCTACCCCTCCGTCACGCCTCTGACTTCGCGAGCATCAACGATAAGGAATTGGTCGATCTCGCCGGCCTCATGAAGCGGATGATGCAGATGATCGGGAAGGTCCTCGGCAACCAATCCTGCACCATAGCCCTCCACACCGCCCCGTTTGACGAACCACATACCAATGACTATCACTGGCATCTTGAGGTGTTGCCGAAGACCGCGGCTGTGGCAGGGTTCGGATGGGGTGCGCGGCTCTTTGTCAACCCGGTTCCACCTGAGGAAGCAGCCGCCCTGTTGCGGCAGGCGATGTAGGGTGGCCCGATGTGCCCGCTGGGACCTCAGACGCTCACCCTGAGCCTGGGTGACGCCCTGGTCGTGGTGGACGTCCAGAACGATTTCCTGCCCGGCGGCAGCTTGACGGTCTCGCGGGGCG is a genomic window containing:
- a CDS encoding universal stress protein, giving the protein MIPRYRKLLVTTDFSLLGNAAIPFAYAVLMEQGGTIILCHVTEVHGPPNPLYAHYSPWSALSGQERAELRQTMLRSLESLVPAEARAEKMVTTEVRVVETPLLVHEAICQEATALDVDLIVMASHGHSGIAHLLLGSVAEHVLRSADRPVLIVRGAG
- a CDS encoding sulfurtransferase — its product is MKRMVMAAVAVMMLLVATPGLTLAVDYGNPQFLVDTDWLATHLNDRDLRIIDMRNSTEEYAAGHIPGAVHLAVNQARLILKESGFALPPDYEIEERMGQLGITNETMVVVYDDQGGLNASRLFFTLEYAGHKKVALLNGGIAKWAAEKRALSTMLPQVSTTVYRVHTETQRVAPASWIVANLGKPNLALVDARSSGEFRGEDLRAKRGGHIPGAVNIEWTRNLTGGKTFKPADELLALYSQAGVTKDKTIVSYCQTMHRGAVTYFTLRLLGYPDVRGYDRSWSEWGNDPTLPAQQ
- a CDS encoding galactose-1-phosphate uridylyltransferase, with the protein product MGELRRDPVTNRWVIIDPERPDREAALKVEAQPPPELSEPCPFCPGNELMTPPEIAAFGESSRQRNQPGWLVRVIPDLHPLCRIEGDFDRRPEGPFDVMNAVGAHEIVVETPQHHLTWAELPEQQLERVLHAYRLRSLDLRLDERFRSLIVVKNHADAASIFRHPHSHVLAFPFVPYGIEEELRGCREFYARKDRCAFCDIMLHERVSRVRRVDETDHFVMLAPFASRFPFETWVLPLRHASDFASINDKELVDLAGLMKRMMQMIGKVLGNQSCTIALHTAPFDEPHTNDYHWHLEVLPKTAAVAGFGWGARLFVNPVPPEEAAALLRQAM